From one Vibrio neonatus genomic stretch:
- a CDS encoding sulfatase-like hydrolase/transferase — protein sequence MIISTNKRLSKFKLLPIALSILPFTATANSNVVHDAEYYILEAQNGKVWEVEDKDLDAKLAELAEEYGTPPNIVHFMWDDQPMGAIGVPAIQQSRGYDTPNLNQMADEGMLFSRMYTEPSCTPTRAAALTGQHPIRNGMYRVGFPVEYHGISEESVTTANILSDAGYATGFFGKAHLGDIEESYMHNQGFDVAFAAIYNQVASIWNEQGESANATIGFKDSVLAPDPYHLDDTYMSDDIVLFYEGHKGQQAKEWCGVSLDCYNQFDQEAERRALEFIETNAAAKQPFYVAWWPQWVSFIPEQQKSSRQRGIVGDAYQNNLDPSAGALMDTLKKAGIEENTLVIAMADNGPMTHNPPAGLGMGEGLFRGGKGDFTEGGVRVTAQAWWPGMIEPGQTVGDIIHVTDLYTTFARLGNATENIPDDRVIDGIDQTSLLINGDTHGRRDYVHIYSGDKLGATVKKHYKMHWINTDPTAASGIGSTYYDLLNDPREQSPLLVNMVMHGNSFARMRERHEMMMQKYPNKEAGQGPAYTGMELLNPDTKEISEPLIFIE from the coding sequence ATGATTATTTCAACAAATAAGCGGCTGAGTAAATTTAAACTGTTACCAATAGCATTATCTATACTTCCTTTTACCGCAACGGCTAATTCAAACGTAGTTCATGATGCAGAATATTATATTCTTGAAGCGCAAAATGGAAAGGTTTGGGAAGTTGAAGATAAAGACTTAGACGCCAAACTTGCGGAGCTAGCAGAGGAGTATGGAACACCGCCTAATATTGTTCACTTTATGTGGGATGACCAACCTATGGGGGCGATTGGTGTACCGGCTATTCAGCAATCACGAGGTTACGATACGCCAAATCTAAATCAAATGGCTGATGAAGGAATGCTATTTAGCCGCATGTACACTGAGCCATCTTGTACGCCAACGCGAGCGGCAGCCTTAACAGGGCAGCATCCTATTCGAAATGGCATGTATCGAGTGGGTTTCCCCGTTGAGTACCATGGCATTTCAGAAGAGTCAGTGACAACGGCGAATATTTTATCCGATGCGGGCTATGCAACAGGCTTTTTTGGAAAGGCGCACCTTGGCGATATAGAAGAGTCGTATATGCATAACCAAGGTTTTGACGTTGCTTTTGCCGCGATTTATAACCAAGTTGCCAGTATTTGGAACGAACAAGGTGAATCTGCGAATGCGACCATAGGGTTTAAAGATTCCGTGCTAGCTCCCGATCCTTATCATTTAGATGATACCTATATGAGTGACGATATTGTGCTTTTTTATGAAGGGCATAAGGGGCAACAAGCGAAAGAGTGGTGTGGTGTTTCATTAGATTGTTATAACCAATTTGATCAAGAAGCAGAGCGAAGAGCTTTAGAGTTTATCGAAACTAATGCCGCAGCCAAACAGCCGTTTTATGTTGCTTGGTGGCCACAGTGGGTCTCGTTTATTCCTGAACAGCAAAAATCATCTCGTCAGCGAGGCATAGTGGGGGACGCGTATCAGAATAACCTTGATCCATCGGCAGGCGCTTTAATGGATACATTGAAAAAAGCCGGTATTGAAGAGAACACCTTAGTCATCGCAATGGCGGATAACGGGCCAATGACGCACAATCCTCCTGCTGGACTAGGCATGGGTGAAGGCCTATTCCGAGGTGGTAAAGGAGACTTTACCGAAGGCGGAGTGCGAGTAACCGCTCAAGCATGGTGGCCGGGAATGATAGAACCAGGACAAACCGTTGGCGATATTATTCATGTGACTGACCTTTACACTACTTTTGCTCGATTAGGTAACGCGACAGAAAATATCCCAGATGACAGAGTGATTGATGGTATCGACCAAACCTCTTTGCTGATTAACGGTGATACGCATGGGCGTCGAGATTATGTTCATATTTATTCCGGAGACAAATTGGGTGCAACGGTCAAGAAGCATTACAAAATGCACTGGATAAATACCGACCCAACGGCAGCAAGTGGTATTGGTTCAACCTATTATGACCTGCTCAACGATCCAAGGGAGCAATCCCCACTGTTGGTGAATATGGTCATGCACGGCAATTCGTTTGCACGAATGAGAGAACGCCACGAAATGATGATGCAGAAATACCCGAACAAAGAAGCAGGCCAAGGACCAGCCTACACAGGCATGGAACTGCTGAATCCTGATACTAAGGAAATCAGTGAACCGCTTATTTTCATCGAGTAA
- a CDS encoding homocysteine S-methyltransferase family protein — protein MKDLTILDGGMGRELKRIGAPFSQPLWSAQALIESPQHVSQAHQGFVDAGAQILTVNSYACVPFHLGEELYSTQGFELAKKASEITREVADKSVKKVLVAGSIPPAFGSYRPDLFEVNEARVISQTLFDAQDKNVDLWLAETVASIAEFEMISEVLSATDKPCYYSFTLQDDASTDAKLRSGEWVVDATKAACNAGVDGIFFNCSVPEVMEKAIAITQSVIKETGVDAVIGVFANSFTPITEGHEANDTIQSMRELSPADYLELAKSWYQAGATIIGGCCGIQPSHIAALAKWRDDSEES, from the coding sequence ATGAAAGATTTAACTATTCTAGATGGTGGAATGGGGCGTGAGCTAAAACGAATTGGCGCACCCTTTTCACAACCATTGTGGAGTGCTCAAGCACTTATCGAGTCACCTCAACATGTGTCCCAAGCTCACCAAGGTTTTGTGGATGCGGGAGCTCAAATTCTCACAGTCAACAGTTATGCGTGTGTCCCTTTTCATCTGGGAGAAGAGCTTTATTCAACACAAGGTTTTGAACTGGCAAAAAAAGCATCTGAGATAACAAGAGAAGTTGCTGATAAAAGTGTGAAAAAAGTGCTAGTTGCTGGCTCTATTCCTCCTGCTTTTGGTAGTTACCGCCCTGATTTGTTTGAAGTTAATGAAGCTCGCGTTATTTCTCAAACGTTGTTTGATGCGCAAGATAAAAATGTAGACCTATGGCTGGCAGAAACCGTTGCGAGTATTGCTGAGTTTGAGATGATCAGTGAGGTGCTTTCGGCAACAGACAAGCCTTGTTATTACTCTTTCACTTTGCAAGATGACGCCTCAACAGATGCAAAATTACGCTCTGGTGAATGGGTTGTTGATGCAACCAAAGCAGCATGTAATGCCGGCGTTGACGGTATTTTCTTTAATTGCTCCGTTCCAGAAGTGATGGAAAAAGCCATTGCGATAACGCAAAGCGTGATTAAAGAAACTGGTGTTGATGCAGTGATTGGCGTTTTTGCTAATAGCTTTACTCCCATCACAGAAGGGCACGAAGCTAACGATACTATTCAATCGATGCGTGAACTTTCCCCTGCGGATTATCTAGAGCTCGCTAAATCTTGGTATCAAGCAGGAGCCACAATTATTGGAGGATGCTGCGGCATTCAACCTTCTCATATTGCCGCGCTAGCTAAATGGAGAGATGACAGTGAAGAATCTTAA
- a CDS encoding HD domain-containing protein — protein MTLATDFEPVFKDFLINSATHDLAHDMSHIKRVVSTAKMLAKQEQADLWVIIPAAYLHDCFTYPKNHAERHLSSQLAADKALQFLISIDYPAHTYQAIYHAIVAHSFSADIVPTSLEAQIIQDADRLDSLGAIGIARCIQVSSSFEGQLYSDNDPFAEKRELDDHRYAIDHFFTKLFKLPKTMNTKAGQKEANKRVIFMRQYLNQLRQEIL, from the coding sequence ATGACACTAGCCACAGATTTCGAACCCGTCTTTAAAGACTTCCTAATTAATAGTGCCACCCATGATCTTGCCCACGATATGTCGCATATCAAACGGGTAGTCAGCACCGCAAAAATGTTAGCAAAACAAGAACAAGCCGATCTGTGGGTAATCATACCCGCAGCCTATTTACACGACTGTTTTACTTACCCTAAAAATCACGCTGAGCGTCATCTCAGTTCACAACTTGCCGCTGATAAAGCGCTGCAATTTTTGATCTCTATCGACTATCCCGCTCACACTTATCAAGCAATTTATCATGCCATTGTTGCGCACAGTTTTAGCGCTGATATTGTGCCAACCAGTCTAGAAGCACAGATAATACAAGATGCAGATCGCTTAGATTCACTTGGCGCGATAGGGATTGCGCGCTGTATTCAAGTCAGTAGCAGTTTTGAAGGGCAGTTATATTCTGATAACGACCCTTTTGCAGAAAAAAGAGAGTTAGATGATCATCGCTATGCCATCGACCATTTCTTTACAAAGCTGTTTAAATTGCCCAAAACAATGAATACCAAAGCTGGGCAAAAAGAAGCGAATAAGCGGGTGATTTTTATGCGCCAATACTTAAATCAGCTTAGACAAGAGATCCTCTGA
- a CDS encoding BCCT family transporter produces the protein MKNLNFGLAIPAIILVIVLLFVSALFPEQSQAMAGGAMTFVTNWFGWLVQIASLALVAFLLWLAFSKHGSIKLGDDKPEYSNFTYGGMIFTAGVGASLIYWGIGEPMYYLQAPPLFAEANSFSAAAWAVTYSIFHWGITGWSIYCFPAIPFAYAFYVKKQRTLKLSTLCESVVGTNPVVAKAIDLLAIFGTLAAFASSLSLTVTLLSTGAADLFGIENGLLLQGGIILLFVVVLLCVMLVGFNKGISKVSDYTVLMAIGFALFVLFSTNPQFILNNFTDSLGVMFDSYFRMSMWTDPVQQSGFPQSWTQYYWFWYYAYLIMMGLFITRISRGRTIRQVILSTISMGSLGCAFFISIFGGYAVWAQMLGGLPVQQWMSDGGLTFAVVSLIKTLPAKSFILGLFLIIQFFLMLTTMSSASVATAMLTTNRLELNGDPDNKVKLLWAGAIALISFSVFLAGGGINTIKSLCVVAGLPMMFIYAILVKHLLHELGILKTAEQTKQALSVQETVQETATE, from the coding sequence GTGAAGAATCTTAATTTTGGCTTGGCGATTCCTGCCATTATTCTCGTGATTGTTTTGCTGTTTGTTTCGGCTTTGTTTCCTGAACAATCCCAAGCAATGGCAGGTGGGGCGATGACTTTTGTGACTAACTGGTTTGGCTGGTTAGTTCAAATTGCCAGTTTAGCTCTGGTTGCCTTTCTACTTTGGTTAGCGTTTTCTAAGCACGGCAGTATTAAATTAGGTGACGATAAACCTGAATACAGCAACTTTACCTACGGCGGCATGATTTTTACAGCCGGTGTTGGTGCGTCGCTGATTTATTGGGGTATCGGCGAGCCGATGTATTATTTGCAGGCTCCGCCTTTATTTGCTGAAGCCAATAGTTTCTCTGCGGCGGCGTGGGCGGTGACTTATTCAATTTTCCACTGGGGCATTACTGGTTGGTCAATTTATTGTTTCCCTGCGATTCCGTTTGCTTATGCATTTTACGTTAAAAAACAGCGTACTCTCAAGTTATCGACTCTGTGCGAATCGGTTGTGGGTACTAACCCTGTAGTGGCAAAAGCGATTGATTTACTGGCAATTTTTGGCACTTTGGCCGCGTTTGCTAGCTCTTTGTCTTTAACCGTCACGCTGTTAAGTACTGGTGCGGCGGATCTTTTCGGTATCGAAAATGGCTTGTTGTTGCAAGGCGGCATTATCTTACTGTTTGTGGTGGTACTACTGTGCGTAATGTTGGTGGGCTTCAACAAAGGTATCAGTAAAGTTTCAGACTATACGGTATTGATGGCGATTGGTTTTGCGTTGTTTGTGCTGTTTTCGACTAATCCGCAGTTTATATTGAACAACTTTACTGATTCACTTGGCGTGATGTTCGATAGCTATTTCAGAATGTCTATGTGGACTGATCCTGTACAGCAAAGTGGTTTCCCACAAAGTTGGACCCAATACTACTGGTTCTGGTATTACGCTTACCTCATTATGATGGGTTTATTTATCACTCGAATATCGCGCGGCCGTACTATTCGCCAAGTTATTTTGTCGACTATTTCTATGGGGTCGCTAGGTTGTGCTTTCTTTATCTCAATCTTTGGTGGCTATGCAGTTTGGGCGCAAATGTTGGGTGGATTACCTGTTCAACAATGGATGAGTGACGGTGGATTGACCTTTGCGGTGGTTTCACTGATTAAAACTTTACCGGCTAAATCGTTTATTTTAGGTCTGTTCCTCATTATTCAGTTCTTCTTGATGTTGACAACAATGTCGAGCGCCAGTGTGGCAACGGCAATGTTGACCACTAATAGACTTGAGCTTAATGGCGATCCGGATAATAAAGTGAAGTTATTGTGGGCAGGTGCAATTGCTTTAATTAGCTTTAGCGTTTTCTTAGCGGGCGGCGGCATTAACACCATTAAATCACTGTGTGTGGTGGCGGGGTTACCAATGATGTTTATTTATGCCATTTTGGTTAAACATCTACTGCACGAGCTTGGAATATTAAAAACAGCAGAGCAAACTAAGCAGGCGTTGTCTGTGCAGGAAACTGTGCAGGAAACTGCGACTGAGTAA
- a CDS encoding anaerobic sulfatase maturase, whose protein sequence is MSHTLNFVNNEFNGKEIKRMHIMAKPIGAVCNIDCNYCYYLSKQGLLDYKKGCSPEINDETLEHYIKSYISSQNASQIIFSWQGGEPTLLGVSFFEKVVALQAKYRPSNVEILNDLQTNGTLIDEKWCQFLKANNFLVGLSIDGPQMLHDSYRTNKSGRGTFNRVMQTVDLFHQHQVQFTTLTCVNNLTSRNPLQVYRFLRDEVRSPIMQFISIVEKKDFRECAPDSANSDSFIPKQGDKALIPGNARSIVEPWCVSDIAWGNFLIAIFDEWYQKDIGRVHVQYFEAILQAWSGGQNPMCTLGPVCGKGMAMEPNGDIYTCDHYVYPEYKTGNILEDDLATLAFGSQQALFGLDKINQLPEKCQQCDYQFACFGECPKNRFIKTATGEAGLNYLCAGWHKFFSHADKDLSQILRTLKQPVANGKHIHA, encoded by the coding sequence ATGAGTCATACTTTAAATTTTGTAAATAACGAATTTAACGGAAAAGAAATAAAAAGAATGCACATTATGGCGAAGCCAATTGGCGCCGTATGTAATATTGATTGTAATTACTGTTACTACTTAAGCAAACAAGGCTTGTTAGATTATAAAAAAGGCTGTTCGCCAGAAATCAATGACGAAACATTAGAGCACTATATTAAAAGCTACATATCCTCTCAGAATGCATCGCAGATTATATTTTCTTGGCAGGGCGGTGAGCCTACTTTGTTGGGAGTGAGTTTTTTTGAAAAAGTGGTGGCGTTGCAAGCGAAATATCGCCCTAGCAATGTTGAAATTCTCAATGATTTGCAAACGAACGGAACACTAATTGATGAGAAATGGTGTCAGTTTCTTAAAGCGAATAACTTTCTGGTAGGTCTGAGTATTGACGGCCCGCAAATGCTACACGATAGTTACCGCACCAATAAATCGGGGCGAGGAACCTTCAATAGAGTAATGCAAACGGTTGATTTGTTTCACCAGCATCAGGTGCAATTTACCACACTGACTTGTGTGAATAATTTGACCAGTCGTAATCCTTTGCAGGTGTATCGTTTTTTACGTGATGAGGTACGTTCGCCTATCATGCAGTTCATTTCTATCGTCGAAAAAAAAGACTTTCGAGAGTGTGCTCCGGATTCAGCTAATAGTGATTCTTTCATTCCAAAACAAGGGGATAAGGCGCTTATTCCGGGGAATGCACGTTCAATTGTAGAGCCTTGGTGTGTCAGTGATATTGCTTGGGGTAACTTTTTGATTGCGATTTTTGATGAGTGGTATCAAAAAGATATTGGGCGTGTTCATGTGCAATATTTTGAAGCGATTCTTCAAGCCTGGTCTGGTGGTCAGAACCCAATGTGTACTTTAGGGCCCGTTTGCGGCAAGGGCATGGCGATGGAGCCTAATGGGGACATTTACACTTGCGATCACTATGTATATCCAGAATATAAAACTGGTAATATTTTAGAAGATGATCTTGCGACGCTGGCGTTTGGCAGTCAGCAGGCATTGTTTGGCTTAGATAAAATTAATCAGCTGCCAGAAAAGTGTCAGCAGTGTGATTATCAGTTTGCCTGCTTTGGTGAATGCCCGAAAAACCGCTTTATAAAGACAGCAACGGGTGAAGCAGGTCTAAATTATTTGTGTGCAGGTTGGCATAAGTTTTTTAGTCATGCAGATAAAGACTTATCTCAAATACTTCGTACTCTTAAACAGCCTGTAGCAAACGGTAAACATATTCACGCCTAG
- a CDS encoding LysR family transcriptional regulator, with translation MLEIKMLDMFLLLMETRSTSAAAKRSGFSQSYVSKILGQLREDLDDPLFIRDENGFSPTAYAIEIEPRVREALAALHKAVQPRLFSPKNIDTITIHMMEPYIIAYGRDVISAIRQHTDAHIELLQWNKQSEQLILDEAVDIGITTMNGRNQAFHEQYLHSGTGSIIGHEQGEFVKYLVPGFNDYTNLYQQLAPRLEPSIVVDNQVLLTQLMDEYQTLRYRVCDPTKTPKIKLDMALVTKAATRRSAKIRWLTTLLHPIIEQPRSVSDLFD, from the coding sequence ATGCTAGAAATTAAAATGCTAGATATGTTTCTTTTACTAATGGAAACCCGCTCTACTTCTGCCGCGGCTAAGCGCAGTGGTTTTTCACAATCGTATGTATCTAAAATCTTAGGTCAGTTAAGAGAAGATCTAGACGATCCTTTGTTCATTCGAGATGAAAATGGGTTTAGCCCAACGGCGTATGCCATTGAAATAGAGCCAAGGGTGAGGGAAGCGTTAGCCGCTTTGCACAAGGCTGTCCAACCAAGGCTTTTTTCGCCAAAGAATATAGATACCATCACCATCCATATGATGGAGCCTTACATCATTGCTTATGGCAGGGATGTCATCAGCGCAATTCGTCAACACACTGATGCGCATATTGAATTGTTGCAATGGAATAAACAGAGTGAGCAGTTGATCCTTGATGAAGCGGTAGATATTGGCATCACAACAATGAATGGCAGGAACCAAGCCTTTCATGAGCAATATTTGCACTCTGGCACCGGTAGCATCATCGGCCATGAACAGGGTGAATTTGTGAAGTATCTTGTGCCCGGATTCAATGATTACACCAATTTGTATCAACAGTTGGCGCCAAGGCTTGAGCCCTCGATTGTTGTGGATAATCAAGTGCTTCTGACTCAGCTAATGGATGAGTATCAGACCTTGCGTTATCGGGTTTGCGATCCCACTAAAACCCCAAAAATTAAGCTTGATATGGCATTAGTGACCAAAGCAGCGACCAGACGCAGCGCCAAGATAAGATGGCTGACAACACTACTGCATCCCATTATCGAACAGCCTAGATCGGTCTCTGATTTATTTGACTAA
- a CDS encoding metalloregulator ArsR/SmtB family transcription factor, whose product MLKHGELCSSDIASQLEITPASVTHHLNKLRSANLIIKTRKGRNIYYTVHTSLMEDVLTYMYSLIDTKVLK is encoded by the coding sequence ATGCTAAAGCATGGTGAGCTGTGCTCTTCTGACATTGCTAGTCAACTAGAGATCACGCCAGCATCGGTTACTCACCATTTAAATAAACTCAGATCAGCCAATTTGATTATTAAGACAAGGAAAGGAAGGAATATCTACTACACGGTACACACCTCCTTAATGGAGGATGTTCTCACGTACATGTATTCATTAATTGATACTAAGGTCCTCAAATGA
- a CDS encoding catalase — translation MTKKLTTAAGCPVAHNQDVMTAGKRGPQLLQDVWFLEKLAHFDREVIPERRMHAKGSGAYGTFTVTHDITKFTKAKIFSEIGKKTDLFARFTTVAGERGAADAERDIRGFALKFYTEEGNWDLVGNNTPVFFLRDPLKFPDLNHAVKRDPRTNMRSAENNWDFWTSLPEALHQITIVMSDRGIPASYRCMHGYGSHTFSFINADNERYWVKFHFKTQQGIKNLTDQEAQDLVGQDRESHQKDLYESIENGDFPKWNLQVQIMPEKDSETVPYNPFDLTKVWPHDDYPLHDVGVFELNKNPQNFFAEVEQSAFNPAAVVPGIGFSPDRMLQGRLFSYGDAQRYRLGVNHHQIPVNAPRCPVHSYHRDGSMRTDGNYGSTIGYEPNQHKEWAEQPEFSEPPLELQGVATHWDHREDDDYFTQAGNLFRIMTADEQQRLFENTARAMTGVSLPIKHKHINHALQADKAYGEGLAKAMEINIEDINL, via the coding sequence ATGACTAAAAAACTGACAACTGCCGCTGGCTGCCCTGTTGCTCATAACCAAGATGTGATGACTGCAGGCAAACGTGGCCCTCAACTACTACAAGATGTGTGGTTTCTGGAGAAACTGGCACACTTCGATCGTGAAGTAATTCCAGAGCGTCGTATGCACGCAAAAGGTTCTGGTGCATACGGCACATTTACTGTTACTCACGACATCACCAAATTCACAAAAGCTAAAATCTTCTCAGAAATCGGGAAAAAAACGGACTTATTTGCTCGTTTTACAACGGTTGCAGGTGAGCGTGGCGCTGCCGATGCTGAGCGTGATATTCGCGGTTTCGCACTAAAATTCTACACTGAAGAAGGTAACTGGGATCTTGTTGGTAACAACACTCCTGTGTTCTTCTTGCGTGATCCTCTAAAATTCCCAGATCTAAACCATGCGGTTAAACGCGATCCAAGAACTAACATGCGTAGCGCAGAAAACAACTGGGATTTCTGGACTTCTCTTCCAGAAGCACTTCACCAAATCACTATCGTAATGAGTGATCGTGGTATTCCAGCAAGCTACCGCTGCATGCACGGTTACGGAAGCCACACGTTCAGCTTCATCAATGCTGACAACGAAAGATACTGGGTTAAATTCCACTTCAAAACTCAGCAAGGCATCAAAAACCTAACTGACCAAGAAGCACAAGATTTAGTTGGTCAAGATCGCGAGAGCCATCAAAAAGATCTATACGAAAGCATTGAGAACGGTGATTTCCCTAAATGGAATCTACAAGTTCAAATCATGCCTGAAAAAGATTCAGAAACAGTACCTTACAACCCATTTGACCTAACTAAAGTATGGCCACATGACGACTACCCTCTGCATGATGTTGGTGTGTTTGAACTAAACAAAAACCCACAAAACTTCTTTGCTGAAGTAGAACAGTCTGCATTTAACCCTGCCGCTGTTGTACCTGGTATTGGTTTCTCACCGGACCGCATGCTACAAGGTCGTTTATTCTCTTACGGTGATGCTCAGCGTTATCGTCTAGGTGTAAACCACCACCAAATCCCAGTAAATGCACCTCGTTGCCCTGTGCACAGCTACCACAGAGATGGCTCAATGCGTACTGATGGTAACTATGGTTCAACCATCGGTTATGAACCAAACCAACACAAAGAGTGGGCAGAGCAACCTGAGTTTTCTGAGCCACCTCTTGAGCTACAAGGTGTTGCGACACATTGGGATCACCGTGAAGATGATGATTACTTTACCCAAGCAGGTAATCTGTTCCGCATCATGACCGCTGATGAGCAACAACGTTTGTTTGAAAACACGGCGCGCGCAATGACTGGCGTATCGCTACCAATCAAACACAAGCACATCAACCACGCACTACAAGCGGACAAAGCTTACGGCGAAGGTCTTGCTAAAGCGATGGAAATCAACATCGAAGATATCAATCTATAG
- a CDS encoding DUF3179 domain-containing protein, which yields MKKAIMVLITLSLVIGGLGSVALTEGGQLINMPRDWVFTLFQYKGLLTVAMLLLAVAALWLSTRNKVFSKMVLSLYVVSILGCTFLINWFAPDFWLRSQQHNATFMSVEEADSRLQSNDDVFVLEINGDARAYPRDWMQLPHIAGDVVGGQDTVMTYCALSNLPMAFNPNMKGQPTDFKIIAQVHNNLIFTDRNSGELIQQVTATAEYSQTELEQYPVQRMPWESFKALYPEGQVFNYEPVLYDHVTLKLFDSALEPHYEGEPMFPTLSLEDDRLATGEQVWGVQVGNESVAVTTDDFTKKNQLVVELSNQKILFVNYEEYQTVAAYFVDDSRDWEMTEVDPYGSYTSGKLERVNLYSGMPWMVWSHWFPETQLVNKQTI from the coding sequence ATGAAAAAAGCAATTATGGTTTTGATAACGCTGAGTTTAGTGATTGGCGGGCTAGGTTCAGTCGCCTTGACCGAAGGTGGACAGCTTATCAATATGCCTCGTGATTGGGTATTTACCTTGTTTCAATATAAGGGATTGCTGACTGTTGCCATGTTACTGCTGGCTGTTGCTGCGCTGTGGTTGTCCACCCGTAACAAGGTGTTTAGCAAGATGGTGTTATCGCTCTATGTGGTTTCAATTCTTGGCTGTACCTTTCTGATTAACTGGTTTGCACCTGATTTTTGGCTGCGCTCACAGCAACATAATGCGACCTTTATGTCAGTAGAAGAAGCAGATTCGCGCTTGCAATCCAATGATGATGTTTTTGTTCTTGAGATTAACGGCGATGCGCGTGCTTATCCAAGAGATTGGATGCAACTGCCTCACATTGCCGGCGATGTGGTTGGTGGGCAAGATACGGTGATGACCTACTGCGCACTAAGTAACTTGCCGATGGCGTTTAATCCAAACATGAAAGGTCAACCGACAGATTTTAAGATTATTGCGCAGGTACACAACAACCTTATTTTTACTGATCGCAATAGTGGCGAATTGATTCAGCAAGTGACGGCAACGGCTGAATACAGTCAAACTGAACTGGAGCAATACCCGGTGCAGCGTATGCCTTGGGAGTCGTTTAAAGCTTTGTACCCAGAAGGGCAGGTATTTAATTATGAGCCAGTGTTATACGACCATGTGACATTAAAGTTATTTGATAGCGCGTTAGAGCCTCATTATGAAGGCGAGCCAATGTTCCCGACCTTGAGCTTAGAAGACGACAGATTGGCAACCGGTGAGCAAGTTTGGGGTGTGCAGGTAGGCAATGAATCTGTAGCCGTGACCACAGATGACTTTACCAAGAAAAATCAGTTGGTTGTTGAGCTATCAAATCAAAAGATTCTTTTTGTGAATTATGAAGAATACCAAACCGTCGCTGCATATTTTGTTGATGATAGCCGTGACTGGGAAATGACTGAGGTCGATCCGTACGGGTCATATACGTCAGGAAAACTTGAGCGCGTAAATTTATATTCAGGAATGCCGTGGATGGTTTGGAGTCACTGGTTTCCGGAAACACAATTAGTCAATAAACAAACTATTTAA
- a CDS encoding SdpI family protein, producing MAGCQTKVCSIALFFIISSNFWGKIEPNYLFGCKLPWTLASTNNWRLTHRLIAKVSAVTGILLLLTTLIYPSFYICLVALLLFVLIPSFYSYWLFRYRGI from the coding sequence ATGGCAGGTTGCCAAACAAAGGTCTGTTCTATTGCACTATTTTTTATCATATCGAGTAATTTCTGGGGAAAGATAGAACCCAACTACCTCTTTGGATGCAAACTACCTTGGACATTGGCCAGTACCAATAATTGGAGATTAACGCATAGGCTCATAGCCAAAGTTTCTGCTGTGACTGGCATCTTGCTGTTATTAACTACCCTCATATATCCTAGTTTCTATATTTGTTTAGTCGCACTACTGCTATTTGTATTGATCCCATCTTTCTACTCATATTGGTTGTTTAGGTATCGCGGGATTTAA
- a CDS encoding CCGSCS motif protein: MTFSVKKLFDKKDDQATNAALQAEQKTQENAEKEAPKKKHGEPGVCCGSCS, from the coding sequence ATGACATTTTCAGTAAAAAAACTATTTGATAAGAAAGACGATCAAGCAACAAACGCTGCATTACAAGCAGAGCAAAAAACACAAGAAAATGCAGAGAAAGAAGCGCCTAAGAAAAAACACGGTGAACCAGGTGTTTGCTGTGGCTCTTGCTCATAA